The Hemiscyllium ocellatum isolate sHemOce1 chromosome 46, sHemOce1.pat.X.cur, whole genome shotgun sequence genome segment agagagatcagacagacagagagagagatcagacagacagagagagagatcagacagacagagagagagatcagacagacagagagagagatcagacagacagagagagagatcagagaggagagagagattgctgccttgtccttctaggtggaagcatttgtgggtttggaaggtgccacctaaggatctttgatgaatttcaacAGTGCATCTTATGGATAGTACTGTTGTGCCGGATGACTGACCGAATGTTTAtacatgtggtgccaatcaagtgggttgttttgtcctggatggtatcaagcgttttgagtgttgttgatgctgcaaacatccaggcaagtagggagaattccatcacactcctgacttctgccttatAGACAGTGGATAGACTTTGAGGTATCAggcggtgagttactcactgcagtatccctcatctctgacctgctcttgtacccACTGTATCCACTATACCAactggtgagtccagttgagtttccggtcaatggtaaccccaaaggatgttgacaatgggggattcaatgatggtaaaacTGTTCAATGTCAAGGGTAATGGTTagagtgtcagtgatggtcattgtctggcctttgtgtggtgtgaatgttatcacttgtcagcccaaaactggacattgtccagatcttgttgcatttgaccacggactgcttcagtatctgagtcgttgcaaatggtgctgaacattgtgcaatcatcagtgaacttccccacttctgaccttatgacagagggaaggtcattgataaagcagctgaagattgtcgGCCTTGGACACTACCCTAAGGGACTCCTAAagagatgccctggagttgagatgactgacccttcacaaccacaaccatcttcctttgtaccaggtaggACTCTAACCAGTGAATCTTtgtcccctgatacccattgattctagttttgccagagctccttgatgccatattcggtcaaatgtggacttgatgccactctcacctcacctctggaattcagcgctcttgtccatgtctgaaccaaggttgtaatgaggtgaggagctgagtgacgCTGGCAAAactcaaactgggcgtcactgagcagggtgttgctgagcaggtgctgcttgataggactgttgatgaccccttccatcacgttACTGATAATGACAGAAGACTGATTGACAAATCCAACCTTGCCATGTACAAAACATTccagggcaattttccacattgttgggttgatgccagtgttgtaactgtactggaagaggggaccggcaagttctggagcatatatcttcagtaccattgccagaatgttatcagggcccattgcctttccAGTATCCAATGCTCCAGCCATTTCTCGTCATCACTTGGAATGAGtcaaattggctggagactggtatctgtgatgctggggaccactggagtagcctgagatggatcatcccctCGGCACTTCtgcctgaagattgttgcgaatgaatcagccttatcctttccactgatgtgctgggttgctccatcattgaggatagggatatttatggagccttctcctccagtgaggtGTTtatttgtccaccaccattcacaactggatgtagaaggactgcagagcttagattgtTGGTAGTGGGATCGTctaactctgtctatcacttactgtttGTAATTTGGAAACAACATCAAAAATAACACTCATTTACCAGAGCACAATCTAAATTCATGTAGACAAAAAATATACTGTATTCATACAATGAACTTCTTGAAGAAAAGTCAACCTTTTTCTAATAATAAGATCTGTATTGAGCCAGTAACTCTCAAGATTACAATTTTTCTCACCTCttatcagagagaaaaaaaatgttacttCTCTTCAAATATTAATACACCAGAATCCTCCTGTCTCTATTTTCCTCTACACTGAATGCATTAGAAGGAACAGATTGCACATAACTTTACCTTTTGGTATGACTTTCTCTGGAGAAACACCAGCCATTTTCACTGGACTACTTTTTAATTCTCTGACAATTTGCCTTTAAATGTTCATCCCAAAGATAGGGAAAAGAAACCACTCCTTTGGACGCACTTCCAGCTTCTACACTATTTTTCTTAGCACCTGGGTGAGAATCTGTCCTTTCACTTATGCTGCCTTTTCCACAATAATCTGATGCCTGTTCATCCCTGCATCACAATGATGTCACATTCCAAATTCTATCTGAGTTTGTGACTTGTGGTTTGCTGCCAACAAGATGTCGGTGAGAactgaagaaggttcactggatcCAAAGtattaactctgcattctctccacagatgctaccagatttgCTAACCTTCTCctccaacaatttcagtttttgtctctgatttccagcaactgcagttctttagTTTATTGTTAACTATTCAACTGGCTACTTCCTGTCACAAGGCTCACTGCCTTTCACTGAGGTCACCTCCTGGGTTTTCTTCCCTGAGAGCAGAAGCAGACAAATTGCCCTGAATTACTTCCTCTCAAAAATTCAAACAAGTGAGTTACGCATTATCCAAGAGCAAATCTGCAACAACCTTCTGTGAGGAGACCCAAAATATGTTCAGCAAAAGAACCTGGTAAGTCCCACAATCCATCTCTCTGTCAACATATAATGTGCACTGTGTGGTTCCACATAGAATTGCAAATTAAATgccacgtaccttcaaagtagTCACTGAATTGATGATCCATGTGATCACAGATAAATCAACCTTTTGGTAAAAAGAATTCCAAAAGAATCAGAGGCAATGTGGTTCAGTCCTGGATGCGATTCGCAGCAGAATCCACTTTCTGGTGTCTCAGTAGGTTGGATGTCTGagcgaatcccttcccacactcagagcaggtgaatggctcctccccagtgtgaactcacTGGTACATGCGCAGGCTGTAAGAATCACACGGTACCTTCCCATACTTGGGGCAGCTCAAAGGCCTTTCCCTGTGGCTAACTCACTGATGCCTCATCAAATTGGATAAATGAgtaaatctcttcccacactcagggcagagaaatggcctctccccagtgacAACTCACTGATGAATCTGCAGGCTGGACAAATGCCCTCCCACATTCAGAGCAAGTGAACGGCtgctccccagtgtgaacccgctgacGTTTCATCAGGTTGGATGATGGAGTCAATCCATTTCCACACTCCAAGCAGCTGAATAGCATCTCACCAGTGTGACAGCGGTGATGTGTTTCCAGTGCTGGTGGGATACAGAAATCCTTCCTATAGTCCCCACATTTACATGGTTTCATCATGATGCAGCTGTCCTTTTATtcttctggattaataatccgtTCATCAACATACAGAACATGTGTACAGTCTCACCCCACTGTTAATGATGTGAAGTTTGTTGTGGCCTTTTAGCTGGTTAAAGCCCTTTCCACAGAATCTGCATGGGAACACTGTTACTGTCATGCATAGGTCATGTTGCTTCTCTGGTCACAATAATGTTTCAAAACTTGTGAAGCAGAACTGTCAAACATTTCACTTGTAGATTCACAGGATCCCAAAGAATCAAGCAGCTCTGCAAAACAAAATTATAAAAGTCATCATCACTTTCAGTCCAGGATAGAGTCAGAAAACACAACTCTAGTTTCAATCAAATATTCCTTCCTCTCTTGTGCCCAAAAATCTCTCATATTCCAAGCATTACTGAGTAAAGTATAGAGCTGTCACGAATGCTGAGAGATATATAAGGAATGTAAAAAATAACAATGACCTGCACCACTACCTTTTTTTATTCTTACTCAAAGGACATAGACATcattggctcagccagcatttattgcctgcctctATTTGCTCCTGACAAAGTTCAAACAAAAACAATCAGCGATTTGAAATCAAAATCTGATGGTCACTTAATGGATGTGAATTTGCAGGGCGACAAGCATGCAGAGCAGCAAATGGAACAGACTGGATTCACATCCAGTTGGTGTGGAGTCAAGATATGAATGGTGTCCTGTATCATAATGACTTTCTGATTGTATATGTATTATGTAGCTACAGTATTGTATTACAAGACTAGAAACAACGATAATGACACTTTGTTTATAGATCTATAAGCAATATGTTGAATATCTATCAAATAACAACACAAGAAATATCTATCATTTACTTCCCCTTAAATATCAGCTGTTACCTGAGTAAATCATTCTTTTAATTGTGAATACTAAGAAGAAGGCATTATTTTAGTCAGACAAGAATATGTGTCAAACTGAGAGAGTAAAAGATGTCAGTGTCCATAAGACAGGAATAGGAACCAACCTCTCCAAAATCTGCACACTCCTGGATTCACTTCCTTTCCTTCTAGTTGCTACCAGTGACCAGTGTCTCACTTCCCTCTAAGATGGTCTAGAGGAGGTAGTTTCATCAGTCTGAAATTTTCCATGCACACAGTGCTGTCTGGAGCAGTTAATTATTTCTCCTCTCAGATTTAAAGTTCAACGATACTCTTATCCAAATGGATCGAGTCACTCAGTCAGATCTTCAGATCGAGCTTGATTTGAGAATTATGTCTGAAAATTCTATCCTACAGTGTACTTAAGTCATCACTTGAAGTAGAGGTGATACATTatttcaaattttattgaatggggcacttgaagaaaataaatttgcaaGGCTTTAGAGAGTGAATAGAATTTAACTGCCTCTTTAATCCAGACTATCTCTGATAGAAATCCTATATATTTAAGAACATTTAGAAAGAGGCCACCATATTCGGCAGGCAAATAAATGTATAAAGCTAACAGCAAATACTGACAATaactttcagagagagagagatatacctGACTCAAACTTTCCAACATCTGCTAATTCACTGAATTCACTTCCTCTGCCTTGAATTGCTTGAAGTGAACAATTTCCTCCATCTCACACCCTCCCAGAATGTTACACAGAAGGGGCAATTTCACTCTGACTCTCAATAGACAACGTCCGCGTTATGATGTTTGCAATCAGCATGGGGCTTGCCTGAGGCAGTCAGGTGTGAGGAGTCTCACTTAAGTCCAGAGCTTTGAATGTAACAAAAATGATTCGATACTGAATGATGCGCTAAATTATCAATCAAACTCcatctcctgacctcattccattGTTGGCAAACCCATCTGCTAGGCAATTCACTGTCCTGCCTTGTAATTCAAAAGTTGTCAAATTGTGAGCAAATTAATTGTAACAAAGCTCAGGAAGCATAAAAATTACTagaactcagtggttagcactgctgcctcactgcgccagggacccaggttcgattcctgcctcgggcaactgtctttgttgagtttgcacattcttcccctatctgcgtgggtttcctcccacagtccaaagatgtgcaggggaggtgatttggctatgctaaattgcccatagtgctaggtacattagtcggggtaaatatgggataggggaatgggtctgggtgggttactcttcggagggtcggtgcggacttgttgggcagaagggcctgtttccacactgtagggaatctaatctaatctaaaaatagaaaacGCTGTGCTCGGCAGCGATGTCCCCGCGTTCCAGGCTCCAGACCAAGCGCGCAGATACAGACGCCTACCCTCCCACATCCTTCTCCCTCTCGTCGAGCCTCGGTTTCCAGAGCAACCGGCTGCCGCCTCGAGCCAGAACAGGACGCCTCTTGATGATCTCAACCTCACAGGCAGCACAGGGACCAATAAGCGGGGAGAGGGCGTGACTGGCGGACCAAACTGCAGCGtctggtcctccaaccaatgggagtgaatgaggggggTCGAGCTAGCAGGATCACACGTGATCATTAACGCTCCTGGCACAGCTCTCTTGTGACTAGTGCTTGAGTGGCGAAGGGAAAGCGGAAGGAACAGCAGACATCGGGAGAAAAATAcagtcagtctggtttggtacgtTTCACGAGCATTCGGTATAGGTTGTTAGACTCGAATTAGAAATTCGCGGACCCGCGTTTGCAGCAAATGGAAAACCGGCTGCAGGACTTAGGCGGTGATAGGCCTCATATTAACagcgccatctttattgggggcaaagtGCTGCAGCGCATATGGACTTTCTATTTCCTGGGTCGGGGCGGAGCAATTTGAAGTGGTGTATTTATACACAGCAAGCTGAAACCTAGAGATGTctgcatggatacagacccttggGTTCTACCCGTCAATGCCTaccgccgaccagatatcctaaactaatctaatccattTGTTAGCactttggtccatttccctctaaacctttctattcatatatccatccagatactttttaaatgttacaattgtaccagcctccaccactggcagctcattccagacacgtaccaacctatgcgtgaaaaagttccctttcaaatttttttcctctcaccataaatctatgctgtTTAGTTCTGCTTTCCCCCAATCTAAGGAATacaccttatctatttaccccatccatgaccctcatttcataaggtcacccttcagcctctgacattccagggaaaacagactaggccaatttagcctctccctatagttcaaaccctccaactttgcacattcttgtaaatcttttctgaaccctttcaagtttcacaacatcctttcaattgAAGGGAGACCAGCATTAGAAATGTTTGTCTCTTCGAGATTTCTATCTTGGACTGACAATGATTTTTTCTTTTGTGAGTTCagtgtacaggatattagttgaGAAAAAAATTGAAGATTGGGATCTCCAAACAAGTTGTCAGCAGAgccatcaggatctgaatatcattggcatttaactgtgtaAGGAAAATGGttgtctgttctgtctgtggtGAAATATTTATAATATGTTTGTAACTCAAAAAGCAGCAAGATATTCAAATATGTGGTGAGATCACCCCTGGGGTATGTGCTGAGCCAtgctgctgaggaaggagatattggcctgagaaGGGCACAGAGTTATCCAAATGAACTGTCATatttagtcccaatcacccactttATGCTTCTAATGTATCATCTCCTTATTCTGAAATACCTACAAACTTACCTTTAAAATTCCATGTGGACTTGggttccagtaccttttcagatGGAGTGATCGCGATCCTGATAACTCTTTGTTAATCTTGAAATTGCTGAGGTCTATGTTGAGTCTGGACggttgaaagatgagatgctgttccctGAGCTATCATTGAGTTACTTTGGaatagtacaggaggctgagatCTGTAGGGGTGAGTAGACAATTAATATGGCAAGGCTGAACTGTTGAGTTCTGCTTGGCTTGATGATGATGCTTTGGAGTTGGATGAAAACAGAGTGAGATGAGATAGGGAGAAGGTGATTCTGAAAAATTGAGTACGATGCTCAGTTTCAGTTCAAACAGTTCAGGAAGTCACACTGTCTGAATGGTAACAACAATTGTGTAGAGTATTTTCTTACAGTTTTTAAAGTATAGTATATCACCTCAAGTAAACACTTTTCTTTGAATATAACAGAAGTGCCTGAAATGAgggattttcctgctttttagcttccaacccAACACCCTGAAATCACATTTTAGATCCTCATTACTTTTCGTGGCTATGTCAACCTTCTTTACTCTCTAACAATAGCCAAGGCATCCTTTCTTGGAAAAGGAGAACTAAACTGCACACGCTACTTCAGGTATGGTCTTACCAAGGCCCGAACAGAAAGACactcctgctcctgtactccaatCCTCTCAATATGAAGGTCCATATATCATTTgcattctttttaaaagatctaaacccaGAAAACATCCAAACAACATTCCAGTCCCTATGAAATTCATTAGGAAAAAGCTTGACATTCCTGCCTGCTTACTAATAAAGAGGTTCACACTGAAACACAAAGCAAAATAGGGTCATAGACTCTGATATAGAATTGTTGATCACAATGTCCCCATTGTATCTATGCTGGTCATGAAGCATGTATTTACACTCATCCCATTTTCTGGTGCTTAATATGTAAACTATATTGTCCAGGCTTTTATGATCATCCAAACATTTCTTCAGTGGTTCCTGCATCTGTTACCATTTCAGGTGCTACGAGATCTGCTGTGTATCTCTAGAATTATCATTTCAAATTTTCACTATTTTGCTTCTGCAATTGTTCTTAGTCTTTCAGAGGGATCAAAGAAACCAGGAACAGGATTGATATGCAGATCTATAAAATGCCTCTCCTCCTCATCACCACTGGCTCTCCCACCTCCATACTTTTGCAGAGACACTGACTGGTCTCAGACCCTGAAGGAGATATATAAACCAGTCCGGTTTTAACGATGTGTGGGCTCCACAAAGGACCAGATTAATTTCTCTCAGACTCAACCTGTTTTCTTCTGGTTTTCCCTCCTCTCCTTACTTCAGTTTTCTGTTTGAAAGGTTGATTTGCAGAGGAAAGCAAATTCAGATCTGATATTCACTCTGTTTATTCTAACCTATTTATCTCAGGATTTTGAACATTGAGGGGGGAAAAGTACCATTTACACTTGAGAGAAACACAAGTAATCAACATGTGGGAGAGTCTGTGAAGATTTTTCAGAAATGTCCAAACGCCAGCGCAGTCACACTGCGGAGAGACTGTGGAAATGTGGGGATTGTGGGAAGGGATTTTTTTACCCATGCCAGCTGGAAATTCACCaacgcagtcacactggggagaagcctttCACCTGCTCTGATTGTGGGAAAAGATTCACTCGGTCATCTGACATGTTCAAACATCAGCGAGTTCACACAGGGGaaagaccattcacctgctctgattGTGGAAAAGGATTCAGTCAGTCATCTGAACTGCTGAGAcatcagcgagttcacactggggagaaaccattcacctgTTCTGAATGTGGAAAAGGATTCAGTCAGTCATCCAGTCTACTAGAACACAAGCGatttcacactggggagagaccattcacctgttctgaatgtgggaaaggattcactcactcATCTAACCTACTgatacaccagcgagttcacactggggagaaaccgtTTATCtgttctgagtgtgggaagggattcactcggtCATCAAGTCTGCTGGTAcatcagcgagttcacactgggcAGAGCCCATTCATATGTTCTGAATGTGGGAAAGTATTCACTTGCTCATCAAAACTGTTgacacaccagcgagttcacactggggagaaaccatttACCTGTTCtgactgtgggaagggatttactaGATCATCCAGCCTGCTGATACATCAGCGAGTTCATACTGGAGAGCGACCATTCACTTGTTCTGagtgtgggaaagcattcactCAGACAACTCACCTGCTGATTCACCAGCGCGTTCACACTGGAGAAAAACCATTCACCTGCTGtgactgtgggaagggatttgcTCGGTCATCTAACCTGCTGATACATCAGCGAGTTCActctggggagagaccattcacctgctctgattGTGGGAAGCGATTCACTCATTCATCTAACCTGCTGATACATCAGCGAGTTCatactggggagagaccattcacctgttcTGAGTGTGGAAAGAGATTCACTCGATCATCCAACCTGTTAACACACCAGCAAATTCACAAAGAACCACTGGCTTAAAAGATTTTGCTCTGACTCAATGAACTCTGGTCTTTGGGGCATTGTGCTGATGTTATTAATCCTTGCTCAATTAAATGTGCTGAAAGTACAGATAAATGTTCATAACAATTAGTGTAATGTAGGCTATGTGTcggaaaatgtgttgttggaaaagcacagcaggtcaggcagcatccgaggagcaggagaatcgacgtttcaggtcagagcctttcatcaggaatgatgcatggcccgaaacattgattctcctgctcctcagatg includes the following:
- the LOC132836237 gene encoding zinc finger protein 239-like translates to MSKRQRSHTAERLWKCGDCGKGFFYPCQLEIHQRSHTGEKPFTCSDCGKRFTRSSDMFKHQRVHTGERPFTCSDCGKGFSQSSELLRHQRVHTGEKPFTCSECGKGFSQSSSLLEHKRFHTGERPFTCSECGKGFTHSSNLLIHQRVHTGEKPFICSECGKGFTRSSSLLVHQRVHTGQSPFICSECGKVFTCSSKLLTHQRVHTGEKPFTCSDCGKGFTRSSSLLIHQRVHTGERPFTCSECGKAFTQTTHLLIHQRVHTGEKPFTCCDCGKGFARSSNLLIHQRVHSGERPFTCSDCGKRFTHSSNLLIHQRVHTGERPFTCSECGKRFTRSSNLLTHQQIHKEPLA